Genomic segment of Malania oleifera isolate guangnan ecotype guangnan chromosome 7, ASM2987363v1, whole genome shotgun sequence:
GCACAATGCCATGAAACCCTCTTGCCTCCCCTGCACACTCCATTCCTCCGATCGACACTCCCTCCGACTCCTACACCCATTCCCGCCGCGCCTCCCACACCCATCTTGAACCTCACTCTCGCCCGCTTCGCCGGTAATTCCCTCTTCTCATCATCCAATACCCTAATCGAAACCTTGCGGGGGCTTTTTTCTGCCGAACACGGCGTACAACTTACCTCATAATCGCATCTTTCTTTCTCGGCGATCTTGTTCTTCGGATCAGGAAAGGCGGGCAACCAATTCGGAATATGAGACTGCAAACGCCGCGAATTGATCTCCAATTTGTTCCAATTTTGTGAGGGAGAAATCGATGTACTTGTCGAATAGGTGGTGCGGAAATCGTCGCGCCGGGGGATGGGCTTCGCGAATGGGATTTTTTCGACGGAGTTCACGAAGCGGATGATGCTCTTGAGGGTTTTTGAGCTGAGGAGAAGTTGGTCGGCGTCTGAAGCACCCGGGAAGCCACGGACGGAGTCCAAGAACTCAAAGGCATGGACGACGTCGAAAAGGTTGGTTTGGGTTCGGCCGCAGGTTGTGGCGCGAGAGGCGGCGGAACCGGCGAGGGCTTGGAGGTAGAGAGCGGCGATGCGGGTTAGGGTTTGGAGGGCGGAGAATTGGGACGCCGAGAAGCCAGCGGCGCGGCAGATCTGAGCCACGGCCACCCTTGTGATGGCGGCGGCGAACTCTGATGGGGAATGGGTTTCTAGGGCTTCCTGAGATGTAATGGTTTTTGAGATCCTTGATTTCGCGGTCATCGTGTTGGGATGTTGATGGAAGAGCGGAAGGGGTTTTTGAGGAAGGCAGGTTCGACCATGAAAGGAAAGAGAAATCCTGAAAACCCTCACAACGGCATGGGGCTCGATGCTTTGTTAAATTACCAGAAAGTTCTATTTTCGTTCctctttctcaattttttttttcctttttttattttccctGATGCGGATATTTAATAGACATGtaaataaaaaatcaatgaaaatattttctcatggaaatcaaaaatcatttttttttttttctaaatcagatttaaAATTCCTAATATTTTAATGGATCTAGGCTCGAGGCTTTAGATTGATGTACaaatttttttcatgaaattatttgtgaAGCTAAAAGACACTAACCTTCTCTCaagtttgataaaaagataaaaaatctttcctaaaatttttaaaattttgaggatCTGTTTTGACTTTTGATTTTTTGGATGCTTATATTGCTCAAAAGACTTGTTTTCTTGTAAATTATTACATTTTGCCAAACTTCAAACCTTAAGAAAACTTTGTGAAATTCTAAAATTTTAGgatgtttttgaaatttttaaaattttaggagaAAATTACTgtcttttaattaaattttaggaGAGGTCAATATTTTTTATCCTATTTATAATTGATATAGAGTCATTGCTTTATAtctaaaagtttaaatttttattttgggCTACAATGCACATGGATGCAAATTTGAACTAAAGttgaaattttttctttatatgtCAACCATAAGCTTAAGAATTAAAAGTGatacattttgatttttctttttttactctctctctctctctctctctctctctctctctctctctctcttattgtCTTGTAGgtagttaatttttatttgattcatgctaaatatttttatgaatggTGTATGTTTAGCTTATGCTTTACATTTGAGcattttttgtagtgttttgTCTAAATAATAATTGCATTcctatttaaatttataaattcatGTCCTATGGGGCTAAGCAAGGTTAAATTTTGAAAccttattatttaaaaaaaaaaaaaaaacattgtgtTTTCTATCTCATATTTTATAGTATAAGTTATTGACCTAATTGATtatatcatgttttgataatgacaaatatataCTGATGTTTGCCATGAGTTTGCATGTAGATTCACTCTatgcatggaattgaaaagaacattatCATGATGACGTATGGTGACCTCAaggaaagattgaagaatattataCTTTATTTGTAATTGTTTTTTGTATATACTTCATGATTGGACTATAACGcaatatgatatgtaataattGCATCATGCATGTTAGGACTGTATGCTCAGATtaaccttagttggaccttaggttcTCACACAGAGTGCAAGACCCCACTATAGTTCACATGTCATTTGGGGTAAAATCAAAATCAAGTAATGGACCTTAGGCTAAATTCATACAGACTTCGGATGACCATACCtcgcaagtcaaattgcctcggtcgaccaaaacgtGGACTGggcaaatagttgacctgactttaAGCAATCGAACCAAAAAGGATTTCACCGTCCTCGGTCAATCAAACTCGTACCTTTACTTTTCCATCATCCCCAGGtacccgaacttatagttcattttcacctcgaGCGACTAAACTTGGTAGTTCGGTAGACTAAACTTTggtttaggcgactgaaccttggaTAGAATGGAAAATCACTTTGGTTAGCAAACCAAACCTAtattcaggcacccgaagttCAAAATTCACTTTTCCCGTTGtatttgttcgggcgaccgaacctatggctcagtctaccgaaactctcaggttggccaaatttttaataattcattttatatcccaaacagttatatttttggcattctctatatatatgggttcatttacacaaattaagggtgattagcaatttcaattagcaaaaaatcctctgaatttcCAACAACATATTTTTTATATACCAAGCCCATATACTCACTCCTTGCTATTCCCTTGATGGATCAAGTCTCTAAAGAGTGTTTTTGAATGTTTCTAGTGCTTAAACTCTCCTTGTTATTTATtgcaatattattttttattgagagttttagtTAGTGTTTTTTCCCCGaattaactaataaatctttgtgtggaaaAAACCCTTgtaactagtgagtctttgcatcattgttgcaagactaatcaagcttgtggtttttgatttgcaaaatatttttcacaagtttatttatttttcaaatatctcttgacctattattttgagaaaatcatttttgagatattttgaatacacttgttggaactctttgaaacttgttgtgattgatttacattaatatttagtttcaaagattgcttggaaatacactATAGGTCTTGATTGTACATTTACATcaaattgagtgtttagcacacattattgACACTGAGTATATTTTCTATCATCTGTGCATGCTTATTTATctggactgtattgtggtacatatttgcttaatTAGAAATATTTCATTTGTATgcaaaaaattatattgattattatattccaggcgtgaccCTGAAGAGGTAGACTTGCCCTAGTAAAAGTCCTAGACTGGTTTCGACTTGagtaggaaagttaggtgcaccatcctggtaaagtgttgtaaacagtgccactccacccgtgaagtgagcttttagtggaatccttgtacttgtgaaccaaggcgaggacgtaggcaagattggtcgaaccctgatatcatattcggtgtcaagtttacatttcatgcattatattctgctttgtacttgatttaattttcttactgaatatactgcatatttgATTGGTACAAAATTacatttggttgagaaatactgaaattgtggtgcatgttctaaaaattgtttaatatatcatatttgcaatttcatatacatttagacTGCCCCTaaattgtgtaatactgttgttggattagttgaacctaggagaaaatttttaatttccaattcaccctcctcttgggattgcaccaaagtcaacaattgatatcagagtcttgttacctagacttaatagttagtttgtaaaaagatcatgatgactcgtgttggtgcatccctatcttgtgagggaaggttatttACAAACCCTCCAGTGTTTTTCGGTAAAAAATTCGccgtatggaaatttagaatgactatatttgttaaaACCTTGAGTTGGAGGTTCTGGAACGTCATTGTCCAGGAAGATAGTATACCAGTATaaatcattgattgtgttgatgttcctaagtctgaaattgagttgaatgaaaatgatacgaacttaatgcaaataaattttgatgtcatgaacaCCTTACTACAtgttttagattctaacattctctATGAGGTTATGACATGTAATAATACTAAAAAGATATAAGAGGAACTTAAAAAGAGCTATGGAATAACTACGCAAGAAAAGGTAATCACTCCTTGTGACTTAAGCTCTACGGATCTTGAAAGAGAAAAACGGTGCTTTATAACTTTAACTGATGATGAGGTAAATTTGTCACGATctattttatttgataatcatggtaatgattcatgtgataattctaatgatgcatctgacactgaatcatgtgatagttctgatagtgaaaacatgcctacttatgaagagtTGTAAAttaaatatgttagaattcataagtcacttgttaaagctaacaaaagatatactgcattgaaaaacaagtatgaggcatctttgaaagaatgcGAGCCAAAAGTTATTATTGAAAGggaaaataatttcaaaatcaaacaattagtaaaaaagaatgaaaatttggaaaaggagttgaatacattaagatctcaaacttcaaatgataataataaagatcttctcattGCAAAGCTTGAATGTAAAGTAAACAACATGACGAAAGAATTTGTTAAATTACAGGATGTCTGCAAAGgtctaaagaacttaaaaatgcaagatctagaaaagaaaatagaagatcaagttaagatcatctatacgttcactagaggcaaagacaactttaataagttgttaggttcacaaaagatgactttagataaggaaggaataggatataatggagttagaaatagaaagaggaagaaTCTGTACATGGGGTACTTCGTGAGAGAGTCTGAtcattatgctagcacctcctccagcccttatacccatacctatttgtgcattgtgtaaaaagaaagggcacaccaagtttgattgcccatttaaaaggaaagaggTCAAAAGGAAgcaagtatggagagtcaaagaaaaacccgATTTCATCTCTCCTTGACCCTAAAAATGATCCAAGTGTCGATAGGTTAGAATAGGTGGACTTCATAATCCTTAGGTCATGTATTTAAATCATAGGGGGtcatataaattaagaaaaattcaaaagaggAGAACTTGACTTGGTTTGGTCGGTTGAACATTTTCAGCTTAGAccattcggttgaccaaacatgaAGTTTGACTAGCATGTTTGACCACATTCGAGCGTCTGAACATTTCAATTCAAAACCTGTTCGGGCCATCAAACTTGGTTTGGGTGACTAAACTTATTTTCGGACAATCGAATCTAGGTTTAGCCAACTGAATTGAAATGAACTAAGTTCATTCGGGCTACCGAGCATTGGAAAATGAAACGACTCTTAAGATTCAATCAACCAACCCAATGTTCAGCTAACCGAACAGACTTATCATCTGGAGTAATTATgatggttcgggcgaccgaacgttGGACCGGGCGACTGAACCGCTATCTACATATATTTTCGCCTGTGAAAACACGTTTATTTTTTCATCCTTCTTGAGAGCTCCTCGGGTTTTCTCTCTTCCTAATGTTCCATACACCCATCCTAAGCCTACTTTTCCTTAGAAAAATACTCCTAGCCATGTCGAGAGATTAAAGGTGCATAGAATCTGGCATTGCTCTTGAGCAATGGTTTATTTCTCCTGTGAGAAGAATCAAATACGAGAGGGTCTTCCGATTCAAGGAGCTCAATCTAGCTAAAGTCCTCGATATTGAATTCATGCATACCTAATTTAATAATGTGCTTGACATGTTTTGGTATCAAGGATGGTATGAGTTCATTAGCTATCAGCCCAAGGGAATATACCCCGTCTTTGTCAGGCTGTTTTATGCCAACCTTGAACAGGACAACCAGAGATGCTACTCCCGGGTCTTCAAGATTGATATTTGATTCGACGATGGGTATCTGGATGAGACTCTCAATATCCAAAGAGGTGATTTCGATTGCTTTGACTCGGTCTCAACATAGATCAACGAGTAGGATTTCATTGTGAGTACCTTCGTGAATCTAGTTATGTCTAATCTAGTGGTTGATCTTAGCCACACCCCTAGCTATAGGTCGCTGACTCTGGAAGCTAAAGTAGTGCA
This window contains:
- the LOC131160468 gene encoding transcription initiation factor TFIID subunit 8, which gives rise to MTAKSRISKTITSQEALETHSPSEFAAAITRVAVAQICRAAGFSASQFSALQTLTRIAALYLQALAGSAASRATTCGRTQTNLFDVVHAFEFLDSVRGFPGASDADQLLLSSKTLKSIIRFVNSVEKIPFAKPIPRRDDFRTTYSTSTSISPSQNWNKLEINSRRLQSHIPNWLPAFPDPKNKIAEKERCDYEVSCTPCSAEKSPRKVSIRVLDDEKRELPAKRARVRFKMGVGGAAGMGVGVGGSVDRRNGVCRGGKRVSWHCAVDDDDQQKKMVN